TCATGGGAAAACTCAGTAAAGAGATCATCGAGGGCTTTCACGTGTTATCAACAAAGATTAATAGCCTCACAGAGGAGGTAAAGCATCTTGAGGAAATAGTTTCTAAAAAAAAATAAGATAATATGTGTTTTTTGAGGGACTATTCGGTGAATAGTCCCTTTGTTTTTCTTGAAAAAAGGAGTAACCATGGATATCGATGCCATCAAACAAGCGTTAGAACCCGCTGACTACTATGAGATTCACCTGCAAACCAACTTTACTACCTCCATCGTTTATGCGAACCAAACGATTGAACATCTCCAGACCAGCATCACCAGAACCGGTAATATTCGTGTCCTTTTTGAGGGCGGATGGGGCTTTATAAGCTTCAACGGCGAGGATTATAAACGATATGCCTCTGAGGCACTTGCCATGGCCAGGCTTGTTTCCCACCATCAGAAAGAGGGTTCACATGTGCTTACATATCCCCCGATACAGGATCATATATCCAGCCCTGTTGCCATATCCCCGGCAGAGTATTCTCTGGAACAAAAGGTCCATCTCGTCCAGTCCTACCATGATCTCCTCACCCATCCTATGATAAGCCGACAGAGTGTCACCTATCGAGATACTACAACCAAGACAACCTTTGTGAATAGCGAGGGAAGTCATATCACGATGAACCGAACTTTTACAGGCCTTGCCATGTCTGTCACCGCACGGGATGGGACTCTTCTTCAGCGGGCTTCAGATTCTGTAGGACAGTACGGAGGGATGGAGCTTGTCCTCGGTCTTGAACAAAATGCGGAAACCATCAAAAAACGAGCCCTAGACCTTTTAAAGGCACCCCCTCTTGAAGCTGGCGTGTACACCGTCCTCCTTGATCCGAGGCTTGCTGGTGTCTTTGCCCATGAAGCGTTTGGACATCTCTCGGAGGCTGATTTTCTTGCTGAAAATCCTGATATGCTCGAGGTAATGCGGGAGAACCGGCGGTTTGGCCCTGAGTTTTTGTCTATCGTTGATGACGGAAGCATCCCGGGACTCGCTGGCTATACCCCTTACGATGACGAAGGCATTTCAGCCCATAAAACCTATCTCCTCAAGGACGGAATACTTACCGGGCGACTGCACTCCCGTGAAACTGCCTGGCGGATGAACCAAAAACCCACGGGAAACGCTCGTGCCATCAATCCCCGGTATCAGCCAATTGTGCGCATGACAAACACCTATATCGAACCAAAAGACACTCCCCTTGAAAACATGATAGCCGGGATAAAAGATGGTATCTACGCCTGTGACTACCTCGGGGGTATGACCAATCTGGAGATGTTTACCTTCTCGGCTGCGTATGCTTACCGAATTCAAAACGGTCGTATCACAAATCTTGTGCGGGATGTTGTCCTCACGGGTAACGTTTTCACTACGTTAGAAAATATTCAGGCTATAGGAAACGATCTCCAACACCATGGGGGACTTGGGGGATGTGGGAAAGGAGGACA
This sequence is a window from Thermospira aquatica. Protein-coding genes within it:
- a CDS encoding TldD/PmbA family protein, with protein sequence MDIDAIKQALEPADYYEIHLQTNFTTSIVYANQTIEHLQTSITRTGNIRVLFEGGWGFISFNGEDYKRYASEALAMARLVSHHQKEGSHVLTYPPIQDHISSPVAISPAEYSLEQKVHLVQSYHDLLTHPMISRQSVTYRDTTTKTTFVNSEGSHITMNRTFTGLAMSVTARDGTLLQRASDSVGQYGGMELVLGLEQNAETIKKRALDLLKAPPLEAGVYTVLLDPRLAGVFAHEAFGHLSEADFLAENPDMLEVMRENRRFGPEFLSIVDDGSIPGLAGYTPYDDEGISAHKTYLLKDGILTGRLHSRETAWRMNQKPTGNARAINPRYQPIVRMTNTYIEPKDTPLENMIAGIKDGIYACDYLGGMTNLEMFTFSAAYAYRIQNGRITNLVRDVVLTGNVFTTLENIQAIGNDLQHHGGLGGCGKGGQSGLPVSTGSPHILVSNVKIGGV